In Aegilops tauschii subsp. strangulata cultivar AL8/78 chromosome 3, Aet v6.0, whole genome shotgun sequence, one genomic interval encodes:
- the LOC109740904 gene encoding copper transporter 3, with the protein MDMGGGHAMGTGMGGAAPAAAAAHGGMRMHYMHMTFYWGKNSEILFHGWPGSSGGMYALALLVVFALAVLVECLSSCRWLESRLSSRDRPVAAGAARAAVHALRVGMAYVLMLALMSFNVGVLLVAVAGHAVGFLLFRAGLFGGQAQVEDGAKDYLAPAACC; encoded by the coding sequence ATGGACATGGGAGGAGGGCACGCCATGGGCACGGGCATGGGCGGCGCcgccccggcggcggcggcggcgcacgggggCATGCGGATGCACTACATGCACATGACCTTCTACTGGGGCAAGAACTCGGAGATCCTCTTCCACGGGTGGCCCGGCTCGAGCGGCGGCATGTACGCGCTCGCGCTCCTCGTCGTCTTCGCGCTCGCCGTGCTCGTGGAGTGCCTCTCCTCCTGCCGCTGGCTCGAGTCCCGCCTCTCCTCCCGCGACCGGCCcgtggcggcgggggcggcgcgcgCCGCCGTGCACGCGCTGCGCGTCGGGATGGCGTACGTCCTCATGCTCGCGCTCATGTCGTTCAACGTCGGCGTGCTCCTCGTGGCAGTCGCCGGCCACGCGGTGGGGTTCCTTCTGTTCAGGGCCGGCCTGTTCGGCGGACAGGCGCAGGTGGAGGACGGGGCCAAGGACTACCTGGCGCCGGCGGCGTGCTGCTAG
- the LOC109740913 gene encoding ABC transporter I family member 10: MAHSLTGGAVPFCCYPCPPCCAAGRATPTAPPSIRRRVAASASPPPSPPAIEGRGVGFSVTTRRGVVLPVLKDCSLCVPPGQLWMLLGPNGCGKSTLLKVLAGFQNPSAGTVHINRPFSYVFQNPDHQVVMPTVESDVAFGLGKLNLSLDEVRSRVSQSLDAVGMLSYSQRPIQTLSGGQKQRVAIAGALAEASKVLLLDELTTFLDEYDQMGVVKAVRNSVTASGEVAALWVTHRLEELRYADGAIYMEDGRTIIQGDVSSISRFIKRKQARYFGHFEL, from the exons ATGGCGCACAGCCTCACCGGCGGCGCCGTCCCCTTCTGCTGCTACCCTTGCCCACCCTGCTGCGCCGCCGGGCGAGCTACCCCGACCGCCCCCCCTTCCATCCGCCGCCGTGTGGCCGCCTCGGCGTCCCCTCCGCCGTCCCCGCCGGCCATCGAGGGCCGCGGGGTGGGATTTTCGGTGACGACGAGGCGGGGGGTGGTGCTGCCGGTGCTCAAGGACTGCTCACTGTGCGTCCCGCCGGGGCAGCTCTGGATGCTCCTCGGCCCCAACGGCTGCGGCAAGTCCACCCTCCTCAAG GTTTTGGCAGGTTTTCAAAATCCCTCTGCTGGTACAGTGCACATTAATAGGCCATTCAGCTATGTCTTCCAAAATCCTGATCACCAG GTTGTGATGCCCACGGTGGAATCCGATGTTGCATTTGGTCTTGGTAAGCTCAATCTTTCATTGGATGAGGTTAGGTCAAGAGTGTCACAGTCTCTGGATGCAGTTGGAATGTTGAGCTACTCTCAA AGGCCAATCCAAACTCTGAGTGGTGGGCAGAAACAGAGAGTTGCCATTGCTGGTGCTTTAGCTGAAGCATCCAAAGTACTACTGCTGGATGAGCTGACCACATTCTTGGACGAATATGATCAG ATGGGCGTGGTCAAGGCGGTGAGGAACTCTGTAACTGCTAGTGGGGAGGTTGCGGCACTGTGGGTGACTCATCGGCTGGAAGAACTCAGATACGCAGATGGTGCTATTTACATGGAAGATGGCCGGACGATTATTCAAGGCGACGTCTCCAGTATATCCAGATTTATAAAGAGGAAACAAGCACGCTACTTTGGTCATTTTGAGCTCTGA
- the LOC109740912 gene encoding uncharacterized protein isoform X3 — MAHHHDKLPSLRAPPAARMPAADAELPAAASPPALPQTAPPRTATSTPEHPDLQPRPSLGAPPSPKVKAGGENRDPWPPGAKASFSGEVERGLGSVGAEPSRLASPKSTPPAPPLSPSESPEADRTVTVSPISRSTSSPTGMWPELSPDKQDSLCQQDDHSQGGDTSTWSWPNLPEDIWCLIHSLMPLRDSARSACVSRTFLCSWRCHPKLIFSEETLGLKQKEGQNIDIARGFTSRVDHILKNHSDTGVKILKFVIRDHYNVDTCHLNSWLQKAVTPGIEEVTLLLPTKHRKMYEFPCSALLDGRGNSIWYLYLTNCAFRPPVGFDCLRSLAKLHLYGVCITGDELGHLISNCFALEELEVSCCMKLICLEIPFWLERLSCLTVSQCDKLRVIKSTAPHLSIFDFFGEPVQLVLGESSKVDQSDMRHDSVFEDPSSHLRQIPEHRRHERLKKVQIDGFCSAKSIVELTCHILKNATSLESLTLDCIFGADAVGESVRCSAPESGKCMPTSRRIILEAHKALGAVKRYIVEKVPSSVKLHIGGPCTRCHVMDVMLPQVSNM, encoded by the exons ATGGCCCATCACCACGACAAACTCCCGAGTCTTAGGGCGCCACCGGCGGCGAGGATGCCAGCGGCAGACGCAGAGCTTCCTGCTGCCGCATCTCCTCCAGCACTCCCGCAGACCGCCCCTCCTCGGACGGCGACGAGCACACCGGAGCACCCAGACCTCCAGCCCCGGCCGTCTCTGGGAGCGCCTCCATCACCCAAGGTGAAAGCCGGCGGGGAAAACCGTGATCCCTGGCCGCCGGGGGCAAAAGCCTCCTTCTCCGGTGAGGTGGAGAGGGGCCTGGGCTCTGTCGGAGCGGAGCCCTCCCGTCTCGCTTCGCCGAAGAGCACGCCCCCCGCGCCGCCCTTGTCGCCTTCTGAATCGCCGGAGGCGGATCGTACAGTTACTGTTTCGCCCATCAGCAGATCGACTTCAAGCCCGACAGGGATGTGGCCGGAGCTCAGCCCAGATAAGCAGGACTCGCTCTGCCAACAAGATGATCATTCACAGGGTGGTGATACGTCGACATGGTCATGGCCCAATCTACCTGAG GATATCTGGTGCCTTATACATTCCCTAATGCCATTGCGTGATTCTGCCCGTTCTGCCTGTGTATCTCGCACATTTCTATGTTCCTGGAGATGCCACCCCAAGCTTATATTCAGTGAGGAAACACTAGGCTTGAAACAGAAGGAAGGCCAAAATATCGATATAGCAAGGGGTTTCACTAGCAGAGTTGATCATATTCTGAAAAATCACTCAGACACCGGTGTGAAGATACTCAAGTTTGTAATCCGTGATCATTACAATGTCGACACTTGTCATCTAAATAGTTGGCTCCAGAAAGCTGTCACACCAGGGATTGAAGAAGTCACACTTTTGCTGCCTACGAAACATAGGAAAATGTATGAATTCCCGTGTTCAGCTCTACTTGATGGGCGTGGAAACTCAATCTGGTATCTTTACCTCACCAATTGTGCCTTCCGCCCCCCGGTTGGATTTGATTGCTTGAGAAGCCTGGCAAAGCTGCATCTGTATGGAGTTTGTATCACGGGGGATGAGTTGGGGCATCTTATTTCCAATTGTTTTGCTTTGGAGGAGTTAGAAGTCAGCTGTTGCATGAAGCTAATCTGCCTGGAGATACCATTCTGGCTGGAGCGGCTTAGTTGCTTGACTGTGTCTCAGTGCGACAAGCTGAGAGTGATAAAGAGCACAGCTCCGCACCTCTCCATTTTTGACTTCTTTGGTGAACCAGTACAACTCGTGCTTGGAGAATCATCAAAG GTAGATCAGAGTGACATGCGGCATGATTCGGTTTTTGAGGATCCCTCCTCACATCTGAGGCAGATTCCTGAACACAGGCGGCATGAGAGGCTCAAGAAGGTGCAAATCGATGGCTTTTGCTCCGCAAAGAGCATAGTTGAGCTAACATGTCATATCCTCAAGAATGCAACGTCACTTGAAAGCCTCACACTGGACTGCATATTTGGTGCGGATGCAGTTGGTGAGTCTGTTAGGTGTTCTGCCCCAGAATCCGGTAAATGCATGCCCACAAGCCGGCGTATTATCTTGGAAGCACATAAAGCACTCGGTGCCGTCAAGAGATACATCGTGGAGAAAGTTCCCTCTTCAGTCAAGTTACATATTGGGGGGCCTTGTACCCGGTGCCATGTTATGGATGTGATGTTGCCGCAGGTATCCAATATGTAG
- the LOC109740912 gene encoding uncharacterized protein isoform X2: MAHHHDKLPSLRAPPAARMPAADAELPAAASPPALPQTAPPRTATSTPEHPDLQPRPSLGAPPSPKVKAGGENRDPWPPGAKASFSGEVERGLGSVGAEPSRLASPKSTPPAPPLSPSESPEADRTVTVSPISRSTSSPTGMWPELSPDKQDSLCQQDDHSQGGDTSTWSWPNLPEDIWCLIHSLMPLRDSARSACVSRTFLCSWRCHPKLIFSEETLGLKQKEGQNIDIARGFTSRVDHILKNHSDTGVKILKFVIRDHYNVDTCHLNSWLQKAVTPGIEEVTLLLPTKHRKMYEFPCSALLDGRGNSIWYLYLTNCAFRPPVGFDCLRSLAKLHLYGVCITGDELGHLISNCFALEELEVSCCMKLICLEIPFWLERLSCLTVSQCDKLRVIKSTAPHLSIFDFFGEPVQLVLGESSKRVSTPMVADKFIHIKHLNIYFGEDGEGAVTPAYDYLSLASFLDACPVLESFILSVDQSDMRHDSVFEDPSSHLRQIPEHRRHERLKKVQIDGFCSAKSIVELTCHILKNATSLESLTLDCIFGADAVGESVRCSAPESGKCMPTSRRIILEAHKALGAVKRYIVEKVPSSVKLHIGGPCTRCHVMDVMLPQVSNM, encoded by the exons ATGGCCCATCACCACGACAAACTCCCGAGTCTTAGGGCGCCACCGGCGGCGAGGATGCCAGCGGCAGACGCAGAGCTTCCTGCTGCCGCATCTCCTCCAGCACTCCCGCAGACCGCCCCTCCTCGGACGGCGACGAGCACACCGGAGCACCCAGACCTCCAGCCCCGGCCGTCTCTGGGAGCGCCTCCATCACCCAAGGTGAAAGCCGGCGGGGAAAACCGTGATCCCTGGCCGCCGGGGGCAAAAGCCTCCTTCTCCGGTGAGGTGGAGAGGGGCCTGGGCTCTGTCGGAGCGGAGCCCTCCCGTCTCGCTTCGCCGAAGAGCACGCCCCCCGCGCCGCCCTTGTCGCCTTCTGAATCGCCGGAGGCGGATCGTACAGTTACTGTTTCGCCCATCAGCAGATCGACTTCAAGCCCGACAGGGATGTGGCCGGAGCTCAGCCCAGATAAGCAGGACTCGCTCTGCCAACAAGATGATCATTCACAGGGTGGTGATACGTCGACATGGTCATGGCCCAATCTACCTGAG GATATCTGGTGCCTTATACATTCCCTAATGCCATTGCGTGATTCTGCCCGTTCTGCCTGTGTATCTCGCACATTTCTATGTTCCTGGAGATGCCACCCCAAGCTTATATTCAGTGAGGAAACACTAGGCTTGAAACAGAAGGAAGGCCAAAATATCGATATAGCAAGGGGTTTCACTAGCAGAGTTGATCATATTCTGAAAAATCACTCAGACACCGGTGTGAAGATACTCAAGTTTGTAATCCGTGATCATTACAATGTCGACACTTGTCATCTAAATAGTTGGCTCCAGAAAGCTGTCACACCAGGGATTGAAGAAGTCACACTTTTGCTGCCTACGAAACATAGGAAAATGTATGAATTCCCGTGTTCAGCTCTACTTGATGGGCGTGGAAACTCAATCTGGTATCTTTACCTCACCAATTGTGCCTTCCGCCCCCCGGTTGGATTTGATTGCTTGAGAAGCCTGGCAAAGCTGCATCTGTATGGAGTTTGTATCACGGGGGATGAGTTGGGGCATCTTATTTCCAATTGTTTTGCTTTGGAGGAGTTAGAAGTCAGCTGTTGCATGAAGCTAATCTGCCTGGAGATACCATTCTGGCTGGAGCGGCTTAGTTGCTTGACTGTGTCTCAGTGCGACAAGCTGAGAGTGATAAAGAGCACAGCTCCGCACCTCTCCATTTTTGACTTCTTTGGTGAACCAGTACAACTCGTGCTTGGAGAATCATCAAAG AGGGTTAGTACCCCAATGGTAGCTGACAAATTCATCCACATAAAGCACTTGAATATCTACTTTGGTGAGGATGGTGAGGGGGCTGTTACCCCTGCCTATGATTATTTATCCTTGGCTTCATTTCTGGATGCTTGTCCTGTCTTGGAGAGTTTCATCTTAAGT GTAGATCAGAGTGACATGCGGCATGATTCGGTTTTTGAGGATCCCTCCTCACATCTGAGGCAGATTCCTGAACACAGGCGGCATGAGAGGCTCAAGAAGGTGCAAATCGATGGCTTTTGCTCCGCAAAGAGCATAGTTGAGCTAACATGTCATATCCTCAAGAATGCAACGTCACTTGAAAGCCTCACACTGGACTGCATATTTGGTGCGGATGCAGTTGGTGAGTCTGTTAGGTGTTCTGCCCCAGAATCCGGTAAATGCATGCCCACAAGCCGGCGTATTATCTTGGAAGCACATAAAGCACTCGGTGCCGTCAAGAGATACATCGTGGAGAAAGTTCCCTCTTCAGTCAAGTTACATATTGGGGGGCCTTGTACCCGGTGCCATGTTATGGATGTGATGTTGCCGCAGGTATCCAATATGTAG
- the LOC109740916 gene encoding uncharacterized protein produces the protein MARRGGMGQQLAVGCCLLVALALACGVASAQTSETGQPIKLPPKATFQTITIPKNSSKRLYAVTCPERRRTPCVVSCPSRCPNKCLAYCKYCMSFCVCDLVPGTSCGDPRFTGGDGNTFYFHGKKDQDFCIVSDEALHINAHFIGNHNPAIRRSFTWIQAIGVSFGQHRLYVGARKTAVWDEEEDHIHIMLDGEAVDVETVKNTRWVSKALPALSVTRTDTVNAVIVELDGVFSISVNAVPITEEDSQIHSYGKTGSDSLVHLDLGFKFHSLTKSVDGVLGQTYQPEYVNKVDISAKMPIMGGAPKYLSSSLFSTDCAVSKFRSNNVAGPVVTFAS, from the exons ATGGCGCGGCGCGGCGGCATGGGTCAGCAGCTGGCGGTAGGCTGCTGCCTCCTGGTGGCGCTCGCGCTGGCGTGCGGCGTGGCCTCGGCGCAAACCTCGGAGACTGGTCAGCCCATCAAGCTCCCGCCCAAGGCCACGTTCCAGACCATCACCATCCCCAAGAACAGCAGCAAGCGCCTGTACGCAGTCACCTGCCCCGAGAGGCGCAGAACGCCGTGCGTCGTGTCCTGCCCAAGCCGCTGCCCCAACAAGTGCCTCGCCTACTGCAAGTACTGCATGTCATTCTGCG TGTGCGATCTCGTCCCGGGCACTTCGTGCGGAGACCCTCGCTTCACCGGCGGGGACGGCAACACCTTCTACTTCCACGGCAAGAAGGACCAGGACTTCTGCATCGTCTCCGACGAGGCCCTCCACATCAACGCCCACTTCATCGGTAACCACAACCCTGCCATAAGGCGCAGCTTCACGTGGATCCAGGCCATCGGCGTCAGCTTCGGCCAGCACCGCCTCTACGTCGGCGCTCGCAAGACCGCCGTctgggacgaggaggaggaccaCATCCACATCATGCTGGACGGCGAGGCCGTCGACGTGGAGACCGTCAAGAACACCCGGTGGGTCTCCAAGGCCCTTCCCGCCTTGTCCGTCACGCGCACCGACACGGTGAACGCCGTCATCGTGGAGCTCGACGGCGTGTTCAGCATCTCGGTCAACGCGGTGCCGATCACCGAGGAGGACTCCCAGATCCACAGCTACGGCAAGACCGGGAGCGACAGCCTCGTGCACCTTGACCTCGGCTTCAAGTTCCATTCCCTCACCAAGAGCGTCGACGGCGTGCTCGGCCAGACTTACCAGCCGGAGTATGTCAACAAGGTGGACATCAGCGCCAAGATGCCCATCATGGGCGGCGCGCCGAAATATCTCTCGTCCAGTCTTTTCTCCACGGATTGCGCCGTCTCCAAGTTCCGCAGCAACAACGTCGCCGGGCCTGTCGTCACCTTTGCCTCGTAA
- the LOC109740898 gene encoding uncharacterized protein, with protein sequence MGMVEVESTFSWEWFLTTVKNDLNIVNTSPFTIMSDKQKGLINAVAKVFPDSEHRFCVRHLYQNFHMLFKGETLKNDLWAIARSTNDTKFKMNREKLREDSPSAYAWLDGKDPTQWVKAFFSVFPKCDILLNNMSEVYNSYILEARDFPVISMMECIKSKITARHEGKQRQAVNSWSGRICPKIKKKLEKEIELSASCFPSHSGLGVFSVLSGNNTYLVDIHAWTCDCRRWQLSGIPCSHSIACFREERIDPEDMVHKCYTIETYLQAYGHNVMPMRDRAHWEQVDGPFIHPPVYKKRMGRPPKNRKKTPEEKLQKDGSIALNKKGVSMHCSICGKADHNKKGHQKFMQREMEREAQEQEDEIEDPSILNDIRPHVLDSRMDPMHLPLSMVYRMREEERVHVSNVRPLGPLPEIARFVADARDSIPERRSTTTATTRGRIRGKGKARALDEGETSASRGGKTKRVRRGSSIATAGPSNAARGGTRGPSNAATRGGRGVARGPNNATRGGERVAATWPTYAARGGRGGAATGGRGGVASSTSAGNGWWHLLLGQDGNTTNSAIPDLNTNVIPELNTQEVINVTQNAPIGHVE encoded by the exons ATGGGAATGGTTGAAGTAGAATCAACATTCTCATGGGAGTGGTTTCTGACAACAGTAAAAAATGATTTGAACATTGTGAACACTTCTCCATTCACCATAATGAGTGACAAACAGAAG GGCTTAATAAATGCTGTTGCAAAAGTGTTCCCAGATTCAGAACACAGATTCTGTGTTCGACATctatatcaaaattttcatatGCTTTTCAAAGGTGAAACTTTGAAAAATGATCTGTGGGCAATTGCAAGATCTACTAATGATACAAAGTTCAAAATGAATAGAGAAAAGCTGAGAGAGGACAGCCCTAGTGCTTATGCTTGGTTGGATGGTAAAGATCCTACGCAATGGGTGAAAGCTTTCTTTAGTGTTTTCCCTAAGTGCGATATCCTGCTTAACAATATGTCAGAAGTGTACAACAG CTACATATTAGAAGCAAGAGACTTTCCTGTCATTTCAATGATGGAATGCATAAAGAGTAAGATCACTGCAAGACATGAGGGCAAACAAAGGCAAGCAGTAAATAGTTGGAGCGGTAGGATCTGCCCAAAGATTAAGAAAAAATTGGAGAAGGAAATTGAGTTGTCTGCTAGCTGTTTTCCAAGTCATTCTGGACTTGGAGTATTTTCTGTGTTATCAGGGAACAACACTTATCTTGTGGATATTCATGCATGGACCTGTGATTGCAGGAGATGGCAACTGAGTGGTATACCTTGCAGCCACTCAATTGCATGCTTTAGAGAAGAGAGGATAGATCCAGAAGATATGGTCCACAAGTGCTACACCATAGAGACTTACCTGCAAGCATATGGCCACAATGTAATGCCTATGAGAGACAGAGCTCATTGGGAGCAAGTGGATGGACCTTTCATTCATCCACCAGTGTATAAGAAGAGGATGGGAAGGCCACCAAAGAACAGGAAGAAAACACCTGAAgaaaagcttcagaaggatggcAGCATTGCTCTGAACAAGAAAGGTGTTAGTATGCATTGCTCAATTTGTGGGAAAGCAGATCACAATAAAAAGGGGCATCAGAAGTTCATGCAGAGAGAGATGGAGAGGGAAGCGCAAGAGCAAGAAGATGAAATAGAAGATCCTTCAATTTTAAAT GACATAAGGCCACATGTGTTGGACTCAAGGATGGATCCTATGCATTTGCCTCTTAGCATGGTTTACAGAATGAGGGAAGAG GAGAGAGTCCATGTCTCAAATGTCAGACCCCTTGGTCCATTGCCAGAAATTGCAAGATTTGTAGCTGATGCCAGGGACTCCATTCCTGAGAGAAGATCAACTACTACTGCTACAACTAGGGGTAGGATAAGGGGAAAAGGCAAAGCAAGGGCACTTGATGAGGGAGAAACTAGTGCTTCACGCGGAGGCAAAACTAAGAGGGTGAGAAGAGGATCAAGCATTGCTACTGCAGGTCCAAGTAATGCAGcaagaggaggtacaagagggcCAAGCAATGCGGCAACAAGGGGTGGAAGAGGTGTTGCAAGAGGACCAAACAATGCAACAAGAGGAGGTGAAAGAGTTGCTGCAACATGGCCAACCTATGCCGCAAGAGGTGGAAGAGGAGGTGCTGCAACAGGTGGAAGAGGAGGTGTTGCATCATCTACATCTGCTGGAAATGGCTGGTGGCATCTACTGCTTGGACAAGATGGAAACACAACAAACAGTGCTATTCCAGACCTTAATACAAATGTGATTCCAGAACTGAATACCCAAGAAGTAATAAATGTGACCCAGAATGCACCTATTGGTCATGTGGAGTAG
- the LOC109740912 gene encoding uncharacterized protein isoform X1, which produces MAHHHDKLPSLRAPPAARMPAADAELPAAASPPALPQTAPPRTATSTPEHPDLQPRPSLGAPPSPKVKAGGENRDPWPPGAKASFSGEVERGLGSVGAEPSRLASPKSTPPAPPLSPSESPEADRTVTVSPISRSTSSPTGMWPELSPDKQDSLCQQDDHSQGGDTSTWSWPNLPEDIWCLIHSLMPLRDSARSACVSRTFLCSWRCHPKLIFSEETLGLKQKEGQNIDIARGFTSRVDHILKNHSDTGVKILKFVIRDHYNVDTCHLNSWLQKAVTPGIEEVTLLLPTKHRKMYEFPCSALLDGRGNSIWYLYLTNCAFRPPVGFDCLRSLAKLHLYGVCITGDELGHLISNCFALEELEVSCCMKLICLEIPFWLERLSCLTVSQCDKLRVIKSTAPHLSIFDFFGEPVQLVLGESSKVKDLRVGYSFAPNAVSYAITKLPFIAPHLETLTVYSFCERVSTPMVADKFIHIKHLNIYFGEDGEGAVTPAYDYLSLASFLDACPVLESFILSVDQSDMRHDSVFEDPSSHLRQIPEHRRHERLKKVQIDGFCSAKSIVELTCHILKNATSLESLTLDCIFGADAVGESVRCSAPESGKCMPTSRRIILEAHKALGAVKRYIVEKVPSSVKLHIGGPCTRCHVMDVMLPQVSNM; this is translated from the exons ATGGCCCATCACCACGACAAACTCCCGAGTCTTAGGGCGCCACCGGCGGCGAGGATGCCAGCGGCAGACGCAGAGCTTCCTGCTGCCGCATCTCCTCCAGCACTCCCGCAGACCGCCCCTCCTCGGACGGCGACGAGCACACCGGAGCACCCAGACCTCCAGCCCCGGCCGTCTCTGGGAGCGCCTCCATCACCCAAGGTGAAAGCCGGCGGGGAAAACCGTGATCCCTGGCCGCCGGGGGCAAAAGCCTCCTTCTCCGGTGAGGTGGAGAGGGGCCTGGGCTCTGTCGGAGCGGAGCCCTCCCGTCTCGCTTCGCCGAAGAGCACGCCCCCCGCGCCGCCCTTGTCGCCTTCTGAATCGCCGGAGGCGGATCGTACAGTTACTGTTTCGCCCATCAGCAGATCGACTTCAAGCCCGACAGGGATGTGGCCGGAGCTCAGCCCAGATAAGCAGGACTCGCTCTGCCAACAAGATGATCATTCACAGGGTGGTGATACGTCGACATGGTCATGGCCCAATCTACCTGAG GATATCTGGTGCCTTATACATTCCCTAATGCCATTGCGTGATTCTGCCCGTTCTGCCTGTGTATCTCGCACATTTCTATGTTCCTGGAGATGCCACCCCAAGCTTATATTCAGTGAGGAAACACTAGGCTTGAAACAGAAGGAAGGCCAAAATATCGATATAGCAAGGGGTTTCACTAGCAGAGTTGATCATATTCTGAAAAATCACTCAGACACCGGTGTGAAGATACTCAAGTTTGTAATCCGTGATCATTACAATGTCGACACTTGTCATCTAAATAGTTGGCTCCAGAAAGCTGTCACACCAGGGATTGAAGAAGTCACACTTTTGCTGCCTACGAAACATAGGAAAATGTATGAATTCCCGTGTTCAGCTCTACTTGATGGGCGTGGAAACTCAATCTGGTATCTTTACCTCACCAATTGTGCCTTCCGCCCCCCGGTTGGATTTGATTGCTTGAGAAGCCTGGCAAAGCTGCATCTGTATGGAGTTTGTATCACGGGGGATGAGTTGGGGCATCTTATTTCCAATTGTTTTGCTTTGGAGGAGTTAGAAGTCAGCTGTTGCATGAAGCTAATCTGCCTGGAGATACCATTCTGGCTGGAGCGGCTTAGTTGCTTGACTGTGTCTCAGTGCGACAAGCTGAGAGTGATAAAGAGCACAGCTCCGCACCTCTCCATTTTTGACTTCTTTGGTGAACCAGTACAACTCGTGCTTGGAGAATCATCAAAGGTAAAAGACTTAAGGGTGGGGTATTCATTTGCGCCCAATGCTGTGAGTTATGCTATCACTAAGCTACCTTTCATCGCACCACATCTTGAGACTCTTACTGTATACTCGTTTTGTGAG AGGGTTAGTACCCCAATGGTAGCTGACAAATTCATCCACATAAAGCACTTGAATATCTACTTTGGTGAGGATGGTGAGGGGGCTGTTACCCCTGCCTATGATTATTTATCCTTGGCTTCATTTCTGGATGCTTGTCCTGTCTTGGAGAGTTTCATCTTAAGT GTAGATCAGAGTGACATGCGGCATGATTCGGTTTTTGAGGATCCCTCCTCACATCTGAGGCAGATTCCTGAACACAGGCGGCATGAGAGGCTCAAGAAGGTGCAAATCGATGGCTTTTGCTCCGCAAAGAGCATAGTTGAGCTAACATGTCATATCCTCAAGAATGCAACGTCACTTGAAAGCCTCACACTGGACTGCATATTTGGTGCGGATGCAGTTGGTGAGTCTGTTAGGTGTTCTGCCCCAGAATCCGGTAAATGCATGCCCACAAGCCGGCGTATTATCTTGGAAGCACATAAAGCACTCGGTGCCGTCAAGAGATACATCGTGGAGAAAGTTCCCTCTTCAGTCAAGTTACATATTGGGGGGCCTTGTACCCGGTGCCATGTTATGGATGTGATGTTGCCGCAGGTATCCAATATGTAG
- the LOC109740890 gene encoding F-box protein At4g18380, with product MEEGREGWPCAAAAAGEAVAEEGEEDQFDRLPDAVLLDVFNRIGDVKALGRCALVSRRFHGLVPLVDSVFVRVDCVIPDEPAPASAGSPQAAAPSRGRGALAHIARLVLGGIVRPIQALGQILSPTLAIVSRRSVAPPPASPPPPAGDISHHSPSEVLRSFKELRSLRIELPTGELGIDDGVLLKWKADFGSTLGSCVILGASSVSSKPLLPTMSSPDAADSEAASLDDNREPEELASIPESLHTNGGLKLRVVWTISSLIAASARHYLLQPIIADHEMLDSLNLTDADGQGVLTMDKKQLQELRVRPVSVSGNSHRTLMPALIMRLWYAPHIELPGGVLLKGATLVAIRPSDDVLREGGGVEAAGPAGASWISDAFEEPYRTAAKVLFKRRTYSLEMNSF from the coding sequence ATGGAGGAAGGGCGCGAGGGATGGCCGTGCGCGGCGGCCGCGGCGGGGGAGGCGGTggcggaggagggggaggaggaccAGTTCGACCGCCTGCCCGACGCGGTGCTCCTGGACGTCTTCAACCGCATCGGCGACGTCAAGGCGCTGGGCCGCTGCGCGCTCGTCTCGCGCCGCTTCCACGGCCTCGTCCCGCTCGTTGACTCCGTCTTCGTCCGCGTCGACTGCGTCATTCCCGACGAGCCGGCCCCCGCCTCGGCCGGCTCCCCGCAGGCCGCCGCGCCGTCGCGGGGCCGGGGCGCGCTCGCCCACATCGCGCGCCTCGTGCTCGGCGGCATCGTCAGGCCCATCCAGGCGCTCGGCCAGATCCTCTCCCCCACCCTGGCCATCGTCTCCCGCCGCTCCGTGgccccgccgcccgcctcgccgcctCCGCCCGCCGGGGACATCTCCCACCACTCGCCCTCCGAGGTCCTCCGCTCCTTCAAGGAGCTTCGCAGCCTCCGCATCGAGCTGCCCACCGGCGAGCTCGGCATTGACGACGGCGTGCTCCTCAAGTGGAAGGCCGACTTTGGCTCCACCCTCGGCAGCTGCGTTATCCTCGGCGCGTCCTCTGTGTCGTCCAAGCCGCTGCTGCCAACAATGTCGTCCCCTGATGCCGCGGACAGCGAGGCTGCATCTCTCGATGACAACAGGGAGCCTGAAGAATTGGCGAGCATCCCTGAGTCGCTTCATACTAATGGGGGCCTTAAGCTCCGCGTCGTCTGGACCATCAGCTCGCTGATTGCTGCATCGGCTCGGCATTACTTGCTGCAGCCAATCATCGCCGATCATGAAATGCTTGATAGCTTGAACCTAACGGATGCTGACGGGCAGGGTGTGCTCACTATGGACAAGAAGCAGTTACAGGAGCTGCGAGTGCGGCCTGTGTCGGTTTCTGGCAACTCACACCGCACGCTCATGCCAGCGCTTATTATGAGACTTTGGTATGCTCCACATATTGAACTTCCCGGGGGAGTACTGCTGAAGGGCGCCACGCTGGTGGCGATCAGACCAAGTGACGATGTGCTgagggaggggggaggggttGAGGCTGCTGGTCCGGCAGGAGCTAGCTGGATCTCAGATGCCTTTGAGGAGCCATATCGAACAGCGGCAAAGGTGCTTTTCAAGCGGCGGACATACAGCCTTGAAATGAACTCGTTCTGA